In the genome of Streptomyces sp. NBC_00190, one region contains:
- a CDS encoding alpha/beta hydrolase: protein MAAGTTTVGTTTVGTTAGIGGATGAGAGEGSGSGSGRRAASSGRLRRTLLAALVAAAVVVPVSAAASPGVPAPAPVAFADGTAPHDRYDANRANLAEAARMAEAAGRTGRAAKLRAMDAAGAARFLAFDGRGGGRAVEVFGDLETADRVTVLVPGSDTTLDTYQRFRAGAVSLQQRLQAEHPRSAVVAWLGYDTPGTVSTTVLTADRADEAAAELGPFLDRLRDMAGPGSHLSLLCHSYGSVVCARTGTAPEVTDMVLFGSPGTGAGSVQDLPTKARVWAGRGGGDWIGTVPHVRLGRIGFGTDPVDPAFGARAFAAGPAGHSDYLKPGTESLDNLAAIVLGTATTTAPEVPHA, encoded by the coding sequence ATGGCGGCGGGGACGACGACCGTGGGCACGACGACCGTGGGCACGACGGCGGGCATCGGCGGGGCGACGGGGGCGGGCGCAGGGGAGGGATCGGGGTCGGGGTCGGGGCGGCGTGCCGCGTCGAGCGGGCGGCTGCGGCGCACGCTGCTGGCCGCGCTGGTCGCGGCGGCGGTCGTGGTTCCCGTGTCCGCCGCCGCCTCCCCCGGCGTCCCCGCGCCGGCGCCCGTCGCGTTCGCCGACGGCACCGCACCGCACGACCGTTACGACGCCAACCGTGCCAACCTCGCCGAAGCGGCCCGTATGGCCGAGGCCGCCGGACGCACCGGCCGGGCCGCCAAGCTGCGCGCCATGGACGCGGCTGGTGCGGCGCGGTTCCTCGCCTTCGACGGCCGCGGAGGGGGCCGGGCCGTCGAGGTGTTCGGCGACCTGGAGACCGCCGACCGGGTCACCGTCCTAGTGCCCGGGTCCGACACGACGCTCGACACCTACCAGAGGTTCCGTGCCGGGGCCGTCTCCCTTCAGCAGCGCCTCCAGGCCGAGCATCCGCGCTCCGCCGTGGTCGCCTGGCTCGGGTACGACACCCCCGGCACGGTCAGCACGACCGTCCTGACAGCCGATCGCGCCGACGAGGCCGCCGCCGAACTGGGGCCCTTCCTGGACCGGTTGCGGGACATGGCGGGGCCCGGCTCCCATCTCTCGCTCCTGTGCCACTCGTACGGCTCCGTGGTCTGCGCCCGGACCGGGACCGCGCCCGAGGTCACCGACATGGTCCTGTTCGGCAGTCCGGGGACGGGGGCCGGCTCCGTCCAGGACCTGCCGACGAAGGCCCGGGTCTGGGCGGGGCGGGGCGGCGGCGACTGGATAGGCACCGTCCCGCACGTCCGGCTCGGCCGGATCGGCTTCGGTACCGACCCCGTCGACCCCGCCTTCGGAGCACGGGCCTTCGCCGCCGGCCCGGCCGGGCACAGCGACTACCTCAAGCCCGGCACCGAGTCCCTCGACAACCTGGCCGCCATCGTCCTCGGCACCGCCACTACCACCGCCCCGGAGGTCCCTCATGCGTAA
- a CDS encoding LysE family translocator, with protein MLGHHLTPLLGATGVLALLTLVPGPDMAVVTKRAVTRGRADGLRTVGGIAVGLLLWGALTVAGLAARLAASAEVYLAVKLAGAAYLCWLGTYVYVLSRARRFFARPRVRRALDRVTGVVLIGFGVRVATTS; from the coding sequence GTGCTCGGCCACCACCTCACCCCGCTGCTCGGCGCGACCGGCGTCCTGGCGCTCCTGACCCTCGTCCCCGGTCCCGACATGGCGGTCGTGACGAAGCGGGCGGTGACCCGGGGGCGCGCCGACGGGCTGCGCACCGTCGGCGGGATCGCGGTCGGACTGCTGCTGTGGGGCGCCCTCACCGTGGCGGGCCTGGCCGCGCGGCTCGCCGCGTCGGCGGAGGTGTACCTGGCGGTGAAGCTCGCGGGCGCCGCGTACCTGTGCTGGCTGGGCACGTACGTGTACGTCCTCTCGCGCGCCCGGCGCTTCTTCGCGCGACCGCGCGTCCGGCGGGCTCTGGACCGCGTGACGGGTGTGGTCCTGATCGGCTTCGGCGTGCGGGTGGCGACGACGTCGTAG
- a CDS encoding nuclear transport factor 2 family protein has protein sequence MEPLNVVARLWERIEARDWDGVAGLIAEDAVIEWPVSGERIVGRANFIAVNSDDGYADERSVELLRILADGDLVVTEV, from the coding sequence ATGGAGCCGTTGAACGTAGTGGCACGACTGTGGGAGCGGATCGAGGCGCGCGACTGGGACGGCGTGGCGGGGCTCATCGCCGAGGACGCGGTCATCGAGTGGCCCGTGAGCGGCGAGCGCATCGTGGGGCGGGCCAACTTCATAGCCGTCAACAGCGACGACGGGTACGCGGACGAGAGATCCGTGGAACTGCTGCGGATCCTGGCGGACGGCGACCTCGTCGTCACCGAGGTGTAG
- a CDS encoding serine/threonine-protein kinase, which translates to MEQLHPGDPHLIGPYRLLSRLGAGGMGQVYLARSDRGRTVAVKLIHPELAAREEFRIRFRHEVAAARRVGGEWTAPVLDADTEAATPWFATGYVAGPSLRQVVAHGSGPLPLRSVRILAAGLAYALQDIHDAGLVHRDLKPSNVLLTLDGPRVIDFGIARAPAGTARPDAGPTRTGELIGSPGCMAPEQIRGEPVTAACDVFCLGAVLAYAATGRLPFGDAEHPGGVAALLLRITGAEPDLTGVPPELHDLVRDCLRRDPAARPGPAEILTRVGADDTVADGKALEPWLPAALVAQLGLHAVRLLDREDAGPDRPAQPPLTQPPPAYAPYASYGPYPPVEAEPPHRPRTASTALLLAVAAAVAGLSAGTVYAVMSGADDPRPPVGSPRTPATTAGAAPTATTATGTTGLPEAYLGNWRATTGTQTWRLTLTGGEAGDPVMSLAVQAPGFACAWTAPLNSAPDPVELGASTVTSGAPPTCAPGGRSRLRLRSDGTLQRELEGSDHPPLTYRRQ; encoded by the coding sequence ATGGAACAACTGCACCCAGGCGACCCGCACCTCATCGGCCCGTACCGCCTCCTGTCCCGCCTCGGCGCCGGCGGCATGGGCCAGGTCTACCTCGCCCGGTCCGACCGCGGCCGTACCGTCGCCGTGAAGCTGATCCACCCGGAGCTCGCCGCCCGCGAGGAGTTCCGCATCCGCTTCCGCCACGAGGTCGCCGCCGCCCGGCGCGTCGGCGGCGAGTGGACCGCCCCGGTCCTCGACGCGGACACCGAGGCCGCGACCCCCTGGTTCGCCACCGGCTACGTCGCCGGGCCGAGCCTGCGCCAGGTCGTGGCCCACGGCTCCGGCCCGCTGCCGCTCCGGTCCGTACGGATCCTGGCCGCGGGCCTCGCGTATGCCCTCCAGGACATCCATGACGCCGGCCTCGTGCACCGCGACCTGAAGCCCTCGAACGTCCTGCTCACCCTGGACGGCCCCCGCGTCATCGACTTCGGCATCGCCCGCGCCCCGGCCGGGACCGCCCGGCCCGACGCCGGTCCGACCCGTACCGGCGAACTCATCGGCTCCCCCGGCTGCATGGCCCCCGAGCAGATCCGCGGCGAACCCGTCACCGCCGCCTGCGACGTCTTCTGCCTCGGCGCGGTGCTGGCGTACGCGGCGACCGGACGGCTGCCCTTCGGCGACGCGGAACACCCCGGCGGCGTGGCCGCCCTCCTGCTCCGGATCACCGGCGCGGAACCGGACCTCACCGGCGTGCCGCCCGAGCTGCACGACCTCGTACGGGACTGCCTGCGGCGTGATCCCGCGGCGCGGCCCGGACCCGCCGAGATCCTGACCCGGGTCGGCGCGGACGACACCGTGGCCGACGGAAAGGCCCTGGAGCCCTGGCTCCCGGCGGCGCTGGTGGCCCAGCTCGGGCTGCACGCCGTACGGCTCCTGGACCGGGAGGACGCCGGACCGGACCGCCCGGCGCAGCCGCCGCTCACGCAGCCGCCGCCCGCGTACGCGCCGTACGCGTCGTACGGGCCGTACCCGCCGGTGGAAGCGGAACCTCCGCATCGCCCCCGTACCGCCTCCACCGCCCTCCTCCTCGCAGTGGCCGCGGCCGTCGCCGGCCTGTCCGCCGGCACGGTGTACGCGGTGATGAGCGGCGCCGACGACCCGCGCCCGCCCGTCGGCAGTCCCCGTACGCCGGCCACGACGGCTGGCGCGGCCCCGACTGCCACGACGGCCACCGGCACGACCGGTCTCCCCGAGGCGTACCTCGGCAACTGGCGGGCCACCACGGGCACCCAGACCTGGCGGCTCACCCTCACCGGCGGCGAGGCCGGCGACCCGGTGATGTCCCTCGCCGTCCAGGCCCCCGGCTTCGCCTGCGCCTGGACGGCTCCCCTGAACAGCGCACCGGACCCGGTGGAACTCGGCGCCTCCACCGTCACCTCCGGGGCTCCGCCGACCTGCGCCCCGGGCGGCCGGAGCCGGCTGCGGCTGCGGTCCGACGGCACGCTCCAGCGTGAGCTGGAGGGCAGCGACCATCCCCCGCTCACCTACCGCAGGCAGTGA